CCATTTTAGCCATTTCACGCAGTTCCTCATCAGACTCATTTGCAATGATATCTTTTGATTCTGCTATTGTGTCGACAGCATTTTTGTATTCTTTAGCAGCTTCGGTTACTAGTTCCAGCTCTTTATATTCTTTGCTTAATTTTACAAAGCGTTTCATATCTCCCATCATTTCTGGATCGGTAATTAATTGTCCGACCTCCTTAAACCTGATGAAGACACCTTCTAATTTATCTAGGATCAAATTATTGCTCATGTTACAATATTCTAAATTTTGCACAAAATTAGAAAAATAAAACCACATTATAAGACAAAGCTTTTGATTTAATCGAAATAGCAAATCGAATACCTAATTATATTGGCAAATAATAGGATATTAATGTGATTTTTATTTAACAATTATACTCTATTTTAAATTCATTGAAAAAGAAGAGTATTTACCAAATTTATTTTGATTTTAAATTGAGAAAATAATTACAATAAGGCTTTACTTTTTAAATCAGGCTGGTTAATTTTAATAGGAAATAAACGATAAAAATTTAATTCGACAGTTTCATAAAACTAAATAATTTAAATTAGAAACTGCTTTATTATAAACCAAAACATTACGTTAAGTAGTATTATATTTGTTTATTTTCATTCCAATTAGTGTTGGGATGAATTAATGTCTTATAATCCAACTAAGTTTAATTGCTTAAAACTAAGCTTATGGTAAAAGTCAGAATCCCTAGGAAAGAAGATCAATTATTGGGTTTATTGGGAAAGATTAATGAACGACACGAATCCAATAAAAAAAAGAGTCTTTTAAATGGAGCTGTGAATATGGATCGACTAGTTGAAAAATCTAAAAAAATCAGAAATCTTAAAGATCTTGAATCAGCAAAAAACTATGAACATCGCGCACGCGCAACTAATCATTCAAAACAAAATGATTTAAAATTTATTACGAAAGAAATTAGATGCATCAGGAATTTATTATTAACTGTTTATCCTGATGATCCCAAGCTTATTAAAGAATGGGGCTTTGAAATTAGCGAATAACATTATGTGAAAAATGCCATTTGAAAACAAATGGCATTTTATATTTATCAGGTTTGCTTGTTCTAGTAAACAAACTCACCAAATTCGCTTTTTACAGTAAGTTTTTTTCCTTGGTTAGCTTCGCAATGTCCGATAATTTTTGCGTCTACATCAAATTCTTTTGAGATTGCAATAATATCGTTGGCAATTTCCTGAGGAACATACAATTCGAATCGATGTCCCATATTAAAAACTTTATACATTTCGTCCCAAGATGTTCCGCTTTGCTCTTTAATTAGCTGAAACAAAGGAGGAACTTCGAACATATTGTCTTTTACTATGTGTAAATTATCGACAAAATTTAAAACTTTTGTTTGCGCACCACCCGAACAATGTATCATACCATGAATTTTAGATCTGTATTGATCTAAAATCTTTTTTACAATTGGAGCATAGGTTCTTGTAGCAGAAAGAACTAGTTTTCCTGCATCAATATCAACACCTTCTACTTTATCGGTAAGTTTACAATTACCTGAGTATACCAAATCGTCAGGAACCGAATTGTCGTAACTTTCAGGATATTTTTCTGCCAAATATTTAGAAAACACATCATGACGAGCCGAAGTTAGTCCGTTGGAACCCATTCCACCATTATATTCTGTTTCGTAGCTTGCTTTTCCTGATGAAGATAAGCCAACAATTACATCTCCGGCCTGAATTTTTTCGTTTGTAATTACATCTTCGCGTTTCATACGACAAGTAACAGTTGAATCGACAATAATGGTTCTTACCAAATCGCCAACATCTGCTGTTTCGCCACCTGTTGCGTGAATATTAACACCTAGCTTTGCATATTCGGCAAGTAGTTCTTCAGTTCCGTTAATAATTTGTGAAATTACTTCTCCAGGAATTAAGTTTTTATTTCGACCAATTGTAGATGACAAAAGAATGTTATCAACGGCGCCCACACATAATAAATCATCAATATTCATGATTAATGCATCTTGCGCGATACCTTTCCAAACCGACAGATCGCCAGTTTCTTTCCAGTACATATATGCAAGCGATGATTTTGTTCCTGCTCCATCGGCATGCATTATGTTACAATATTGTGAATCGCCGGTAAGGTAATCGGGAACTACTTTACAAAAGGCATTGGGGAACAATCCTTTATCGAGATTCTTAATGGCATTGTGAACATCTTCTTTCGAAGCCGAAACTCCTCTTAGATTGTATCTTTCGTCTTTTCTCATGGTTGTTTAGAATAAAAAGGTAAAAGTAAAAAGGTTTTTTGCTCAATAAACCGAACTAAAATTCCATCCCTACTTCTTCAATTTTTTAGCTTCGGCAAAGGTAATCTTTTTCCCTTTATAGTATGCGATTACAAATGCTTTAATTCCTTTCTTAT
This genomic interval from uncultured Marinifilum sp. contains the following:
- a CDS encoding AIR synthase related protein, coding for MRKDERYNLRGVSASKEDVHNAIKNLDKGLFPNAFCKVVPDYLTGDSQYCNIMHADGAGTKSSLAYMYWKETGDLSVWKGIAQDALIMNIDDLLCVGAVDNILLSSTIGRNKNLIPGEVISQIINGTEELLAEYAKLGVNIHATGGETADVGDLVRTIIVDSTVTCRMKREDVITNEKIQAGDVIVGLSSSGKASYETEYNGGMGSNGLTSARHDVFSKYLAEKYPESYDNSVPDDLVYSGNCKLTDKVEGVDIDAGKLVLSATRTYAPIVKKILDQYRSKIHGMIHCSGGAQTKVLNFVDNLHIVKDNMFEVPPLFQLIKEQSGTSWDEMYKVFNMGHRFELYVPQEIANDIIAISKEFDVDAKIIGHCEANQGKKLTVKSEFGEFVY